GCATCATCGGCAAGCGCCCCGACGGTTATCATGATATCTGCTCCATCGTTCAGACAGTCGGTTTGTGCGATGAACTCACTATGACCGAATCGCACGGGGATGAACGCTCTTCCGGCAGTATTTCCGATATCAATCATGCACAGCGTCTTTTCTGCAACCGCCCCGATATCCCATCCGGACCCGAAAATCTTGTCCTTAAAGCAGAAGAGATTTTTTGCCGTCGTTTCGGGATACGCAGCCGTATCCGTTTCGAGCTTGATAAACGCATTCCCGTCGGCGCCGGTCTTGCGGGTGGGTCCACCGATGCGGCAGCGGCACTGCGGGGGCTCGGGAAATTCCATGGCATCGATGTTCCGGCAGGAACACTTGAAGAAATCGCGGCCGGACTGGGTTCGGATATCCCGTTTCTTATCCGCGGCGGTACTGCTGTCATCACCGGCAGGGGTGAAACGGTGACCCCAATCGCCTGGCCGTTTGATTTTACCTATGTTCTTGTTTATCCGGGATTCGGGATTTCGACCGCCTGGGCGTACCGCAGCCTGAAAAATTATGGATATACCCTAGAAAATTACCGTTCCATGATAAAGAAGCTCAATGGTGGAAACCTTACGGAAGACAGTTTTTTCGGCGCTCTGGGCAATGATTTTGAACCCGTTGTTTACGAACACTATCCGGAGCTTGCCGATATCCGGAATCGTCTGGACGCCTGCGATGCCCGTGCGTCGATTCTTACCGGCAGCGGATCGTCTCTTCTCGGTATATTTGATGATCGGCGCGCTGCCGGACTCTGTGCGGATTCGTTTAAGGGAGAGGGATTAGATGCATTTATCGTCAAGAAATATCAGTGAAGATGAAAACGCTGGCGTTTTTCGATGATATACACGGTCAAAGATATTATACATGGCGATATAAATAATTTCGCATATACCATGCGAGTAGATCCTGAAACGAGTTCAGGATGACGGTCATGCAGAACTTGTTTCGGCATCTATTTTGAAATAAACGCAATGAAATATTTCGTCATGTATGACCAAAATAAAAAAACCCCCGGTTACTCTGCAATAACCGGGGGTTT
The sequence above is drawn from the bacterium genome and encodes:
- the ispE gene encoding 4-(cytidine 5'-diphospho)-2-C-methyl-D-erythritol kinase, with product MTVRVQAPAKINLGLSIIGKRPDGYHDICSIVQTVGLCDELTMTESHGDERSSGSISDINHAQRLFCNRPDIPSGPENLVLKAEEIFCRRFGIRSRIRFELDKRIPVGAGLAGGSTDAAAALRGLGKFHGIDVPAGTLEEIAAGLGSDIPFLIRGGTAVITGRGETVTPIAWPFDFTYVLVYPGFGISTAWAYRSLKNYGYTLENYRSMIKKLNGGNLTEDSFFGALGNDFEPVVYEHYPELADIRNRLDACDARASILTGSGSSLLGIFDDRRAAGLCADSFKGEGLDAFIVKKYQ